The Fuscovulum sp. sequence TCCGCGATGGCACAGTGTGGTGTGATCGAGCGCCGCCGGGGCCGCCCCAGCGATCTTTCGTCCGACTGGCACGCGCTCTGGCGGATGGTTCTCGCTTCCGACGACCCGACGGTGAAGCTGTCGATCAGCCGCTTCGTCTATTTTCTGAGCCACCATGATGTGGCCCCATCGGAGGCGCGCGACGAGCACGCCTTTGCCTTCTTGGAGGCGCTGGAAGTAAACGAGATCTACAAGTCCCCTGACACCGCGCATCGTGCGGCAGTCAATGCATGGAACCTCGCCGCAACGCGGTTCCCCGACTGGCCGCAGACCCGGCTCTCCCTGCCCCATCGGAAGACCATCTACAAGCTGGCCGATGACGACCTGCCCTTGGCACTGCATCGCGATCTCGACGCGTTGATCCATCGCCTCGCGCATCCGGATCCCCTCGCCGAGGACGGTCGCGCGCGCGCGTTGCGACCGGTGACGTTGAAGCAATATCGCGGGCAGATGATCCGATTTGCTTCGGAGTTGGTACATTCGGGAATGCCTGCAGAAGACATCACAGAGGTCGCCAGGATGCTGGACCCTGACACCGCGGAACGCGGCTTGCGTCAGATGCTGACGCGGACCGACAACAAGACCAACAAGCTGATCAGCGAGATGGCTGGCCTCCTGCGCAATCTCAGCAAGACCACGGGGCAGCCGGAAGAGGTTCAGAAGGCCCTCAAGAAGTTGGCCGCCAAACTTGCCCTCGCGCCGCAGCGTGGGATGACCCGCAAGAACCGGGGTCGGCTGCGTGTGCTGCAGGACGAGGCTACCATGCGCCGTCTCCTGTTGCTGCCGGAACAACTGTTCAACGCCCCGCCCGCAGGTAAGGCCAATGCTTACACCAAGGCCTTGGCGCGCGAGGATGCCTTGGCCATCGCGATCCTTCTCTACTGCCCGATCCGGATCAAGAACCTCGCCGGTATCCATCTGGAGCAGAACGTGCACCGCCCGGGTGATGGACGCGTGTTCCTCGTTTTGACCGAGAACGAGGTGAAGAACGAACGCTCGATGGAGTTCGACCTGCCACCCGATCTGATCCGCATGATCGATGCTCATGTGAAGACCCGCAGCCCTGAACTGTGCCCGGCAGGTACGCCTTGGCTTTTTCCGCGGCGCGATGGGGCAGGCTCTTGTCACAGCGGCATGCTCGCGACGCGCATCTGCAAGCGTATCCGCAAGACGACCGGCATCGAGATGAACGCCCATCTGTTCCGGCACTTCGCTGTGATGAACTGGCTCGACGCCAATCCCGGCGGCTACGAGGTGGCGCGCCGCCTGCTTGGTCATTCCGAGGTCAGCCACACGATCAACATGTATTCCGGGCTTGAGATGAAGGCCGCGACCAAGCAGTTCGGAGAACTGGTCACGGCCAAGAAGCGAGGCCGCAAATGAGCCTCGTTCAGCCGCGCGATCAGTGGCCCATCGCAGACAAGAGGATGTGGGAGGCGCTGTGCCGCGATGCCGGTCCGTTGGATCAGCCCGGGGATCTGGCGCATCTGCGGGGCACTTCACGTGGGACGCTTGAGATTCGCTATGGCCGGTGGATGCAATGGCTGGCGACCACGGACCCTGTCGCCTTGTCCCTGCCCCCTGCAGATCGCGCTACCCTGCCCCGGCTGCAGGATTGGTTGGCCGACCTCGCTCACACCGCGCCGATGTCGCGGTTGATGTTCGTCGATGGCGTGTTACGCGTGTTGCAAGGCATTGAGCCGGAGCGGGATTGGAAGATGCAGAGACGCCTTCTCGCTTCTCTCAAGCGCGCTGCGGGCCGTGGCGACTACAAGCGCAAGCAGGGTCAAGGCGGACGGGAAGCGCGGCAATGACGGCGGGATCTGAGAAGTCGTAGCGACCGATCATGGCAAATGGTTCTCCTGATTGCATGAGGGTGCCTGCATATGTGCAGAAGCTTTGATCAGGCGGCGCAAACGTTCGGGGTGATTACGACCTTAGAAGAGAAGGACTTTCCCTTTGCTCAATCAGCATTTTCGTCATGTTCGTCAGATTGGATGTCATTTCGTCATGCAACGGTTGCATGCAGTTTCTTCCCTAGGCAGGTTCTCGCCGTGCTTTTCGATCTTGGAGTTACGATCATGTGGCTGAGTGGGACGATGCGGCAAACCTTTGCAATCGGCGGCCTGATGCTCTCAGCGGTCTTCGCCTACGTGGCCCTTGAGAATACAATCTTCATTGTACCAGCGGTTCTTTGTTACGGTCTCACCAAGCTCGGGATTCATCTCTTCCCTTGGCGGGGATAGAAAGCCCCCATGCGGGAATGATGTCGCGGTATCCTCTTCCGATCCATCAAGATCGCAAAGGTGCCCAATGTCACAAATGCTCGAAGCTCGCTTGGCGGGATCGCAGGATACCATCGCGACCTGTCCTTTTCAGAGTGCGTCGCAGATCGAACGCCTCGATGCCCGCGATGCTCCCTATTGGCATCATCTACTCGTCGGGCGCCACATCGGCATCCACCGCCCGGATGGGCGGCACTGCAACTGGACGGCTCGGCTTCTCACGCAGGACAGGCGATATGTTCAAAAGTGCCTGGGCCATGCACTTGACCTAGGTCGAGGCTGCCTTTCCTTTACGACTGCAATCGAGGAAGCGTTTTCGTGGTTTGAGGAGTACGCCCAACGAGGCGAGGCGTCCAAGCAAGCCCCACGTGGACGAACTGATGCACTTTGCTTCAGACCCATCGGCAACGTCTACACGGTAGGCCACGCCCTCTACGACTACACTGCTTGGTCGAAGATCGCGCGTTCAAAGGGTGGTCACTACAACATGATTACCCTGACCAACCACCATCTCACTCAGGGCGTCACGCACGTGCCCTTAGAAGAGTTCACGGCCCACCATCTGCAGGCCATCGCCCTTCAGATCATTCGAACGCCACCACACCACGGCTTCTCGAAGCGACAAGCCATGGTTGATCGGGATGACCTGTCCCCGGATGAACTGCGCCGTCGGAAGAGAACCTACAATTCGATCGTAGGCATCCTCAAGGTGGCCTTTTCCCACGCATGGGACGCTGGCAAGATTGAATCGGACCGATCAATCCGATGCTTGAAGCGCATCTCGGTTGTTCACACGCCGCGCCTCCTATTCCTTAACCGGGATGAATGCCGCGCTTTGATCAGCCACTGCACGCCAGCTCTTCGGAACTTGGTTCTTGCCGCGTTGTACTCTGGGTGCCGGGTTGGCGAGTTGTCCAATCTCCGTGCTGAGGATGTTGGCCATCAGGTCTTTGGTCTACGGATCGCGGCCTTCAAACGAAGTCCAGCGCGCTTCGTCTTTCTTCCCGACGAAGGAATGGCGTTCTTCTTGCGCATGATCGAGGGCAAAGCACCAAAGGACCATGTGTTCCGATCAGATAAGGGTAAGGTCTGGCAGCGTCAGCATACCACCCTGTTTAGACGTGCTGTCCGGGAAGCAAACCTTCCCCCGGATTTCGTGTTCCATGGGTTGCGGCACACCTATGCAAGTGACCTCATTCGGCAAGGCGTTCCCATTGAGGTGGTGGCCCGTCAGCTCGGACACGCCGACATCCGGACGGTTGCGGATACCTATGGCCACATCGCCGAGCAGTTCCGCGAGGAGCAGATCAGAACCCGGTTCTCAGCGTTGGACGACAGTGAACTCCGCGCGGCACACGCACGGGCTAGCCAACTCGATGTGCTTTGGCATCAGGTCCGGACCCATGATTGGAGATCATATGCGGCCACTGAGAACAGCCACCAACGTCGCCCCAGGTCACTTGTCAGAACACCGCGTGAGGTCTTGGAAGCGTTTGAAGGTTAACTCACTCGCACCCAATTCCATCCCCATCTCTGTCCAGGTCATAGTCGTCTGGCCCAACCACTTGGACCGGTCCTACGATGTATTCGGGTCCGTTTCCGGAGCCACCCGCACAATCGACATCACTGGCGATCGGTACGCATTCGCCAACGTAACTCGGATGGCATTCTTCTGTTCGAGCGGGGCCACCAAAGGAGGCTGTAAACAATAGCACGAAGACAAGCGTGCCCTTTGGGCTGCACCGAGGTAGCTTTTTCCGAATGAACAAGGTCGTCGGGCGCATCGCATGGATCAAGGCGCCAAGGACTTGCAGCCCGACGCCCACTTAGTCCGCCCACTGCTTAGGCGGTATTTTCCCCTTTTGCCTCGCATCGACGCGCCATAGTTTGCGCCGCAGGTCTGGGGCCTCAAAGGAGCTGTACCGCCCGTTGGAATACTTCTTCCAATCAAGGGCGAGACCAGCCTTCACCATTTCAGCCGAGAGGTCACGTCCGTCTTCCAGCATACAGACAGCCACGGTACGTTCATGGGAGAAGCTTCCATCCGTGTGGGCCGTTACGACCTGACCTTTGCAAAGGCGGACAAGAGCGCTCTTGGCAACTTTGCCGAATGGTTGATCCATTTCGGGCGCATCTATCCCGGCGAGGCGAATATGGATCTTATTGATCACGATCGTGTCGCCATCAATGACCCAGCACCTTCCTTTGAGGACTTCCTGTTGGCCGCGGGTGGACGGCAGGTGCGTCGGGCTCGTTGGCGGATGGGCCATCGGGTTACTGGCAGGACGGAACGGGATGACCTCCGACTGCGGCGGTGGCGCGGTGTAGCGCTGCTCAGTTCGGGATGGAGAGAAGAGTTTCTTGAGAAGACGGAACATATAAGTTGCCAAGTGAATAAGGTGGGAACGAACTGCCTTAAAGCCCCTAGCTCAATGTGCGCGAGGCCGGTGGTAGTCGGTGTAAGGCTCGTAAAAATGGATACTGGGCTCGCGATTCCTGTGATGTTTCACAAGGGATCGTTGACTATCAATCTGGCTACTTTGGGGCGAAGGAGCGCGCAAGCGACGCCGGGTTCTGAAGGGGGCGCCAAAAGAGCATGAAGAACCCGTGGCCTGGAGTGTTAGAGACTAGACTGTCTTCACTTCCCGCCCTTATCCTTCGCCCATTCCCTGACCAACTTGGCCAGCTGCCCCTCGCTTTGGATGATCGCGTCTTTTACGTCTGACGGTATCTTCCCGGCCAGCGCCAGGAGCCGATCCGGATCTTCCCCCAGATGCCCCGCGATCTTAACGATGAGCGCCTCAGACGGCGGCGCGAATATCTCGCGTTCGATCTTTGAGAGGTACGCCGGCTCGACCTCGATGAGACGCGCGAGCTCGCGCAGACCAAAGCCCTTGGCTTCACGTGCTTCACGGATATGGGGACCGAACTTCATTTGTGTAATACACTCTACACAAAGGCCTACGTCAATGCGAGAGTGAGGTATTCCCCCTGCCCCCATAGATGAGTCCCCCCGCCATGAGCATGACAGCCGCGATCTACGCCCGCTATTCCTCGGACCGCCAGAGCGATGCCTCGATCGAGGATCAGGCGCGGCTCTGTGAGGAGCGAGCGCTGCGGGAAGGGTGCCGGGTGATAGAGACCTATGCCGACCGGGCGATCTCGGGTGCATCCATGCTGCGCCCCGGCCTGCAGGCTCTGATGGCCGATGCATTGGCGGGTCCCTTCACGGTGCTGATCACGGAAGCGCTGGATCGGCTGAGCCGGGACCAGGCCGATGTCGCGGCGATCTACAAGCGGCTGACCTTCGCGGGGGTGACGATCTTCTCCCTCAGCGAAGGCCGGATCGAGGAGTTGCATGTGGGCCTCAAGGGCACGATGAACCAGCTCTTCCTGAAGGACCTTGCGGCCAAGACACGGAGGGGACTTCGGGGACGCGTGGAGGCTGGGTTTTCAGGGGGAGGGAACGCGTATGGGTATCGGGTGCTGCGGCGGCTGAAGAGCGATGGGGAACTGGCAACCGGCGAGAGAGAGATCAATGAGGACGAGGCCCGGATTGTGCGCCGCATCTATGAGGCTTTCGCGGCAGGGCAATCGCCCAAAGCCATCGCGAAGGACCTGAACCGCGAGCACATCCCCGGCCCCCGAGGCATGCTCTGGCGCGACACCGCCATCCGCGGCCATCGCCAGCGCGGCACCGGGATCCTGAACAACGAACTCTACCTTGGCCGTCTTGTCTGGAACCGCCTGCGCTATGTGAAGGACCCGAGCACCGGCAAGCGGGTTTCCCGTCAGAACGATGCGTCGGAATGGATCACCACCGACGTGCCCGAACTGCGCATCATCAATGACGCGCTCTGGCAGAAGGTGAAGACACGACAGGAAGCCCTCGACGCTACACCCGCCGTGCAGGGCATCAAGGCCTCCCGCTTCTGGGAGCGACGCCGTGCAGACCACCTGCTCACCGGCCTTGTCCATTGCGACTGCTGTGGTGGCCCCTA is a genomic window containing:
- a CDS encoding recombinase family protein, whose amino-acid sequence is MTAAIYARYSSDRQSDASIEDQARLCEERALREGCRVIETYADRAISGASMLRPGLQALMADALAGPFTVLITEALDRLSRDQADVAAIYKRLTFAGVTIFSLSEGRIEELHVGLKGTMNQLFLKDLAAKTRRGLRGRVEAGFSGGGNAYGYRVLRRLKSDGELATGEREINEDEARIVRRIYEAFAAGQSPKAIAKDLNREHIPGPRGMLWRDTAIRGHRQRGTGILNNELYLGRLVWNRLRYVKDPSTGKRVSRQNDASEWITTDVPELRIINDALWQKVKTRQEALDATPAVQGIKASRFWERRRADHLLTGLVHCDCCGGPYAAVGRDYLACSAARKLDTCSAKKGIRRSVLEAVVLDLLKTRLMQPEAVARFVRDHAELSNSHGAEAAQARTRLDAEKRAIKRKLEGLYDAIAEGLRSPGLKEKLLELEGRVEAIDTALTTPAPAPVRLNPNLSELYRRKVTELAITLADPAIAQPAREVIRGLIERVAVRWEDGQAVVVLDGALTALVGLATNAKGPASAGPFGSSVKVVAGAGFEPAAFRL
- a CDS encoding thermonuclease family protein is translated as MFRLLKKLFSPSRTEQRYTAPPPQSEVIPFRPASNPMAHPPTSPTHLPSTRGQQEVLKGRCWVIDGDTIVINKIHIRLAGIDAPEMDQPFGKVAKSALVRLCKGQVVTAHTDGSFSHERTVAVCMLEDGRDLSAEMVKAGLALDWKKYSNGRYSSFEAPDLRRKLWRVDARQKGKIPPKQWAD
- a CDS encoding helix-turn-helix transcriptional regulator, with translation MKFGPHIREAREAKGFGLRELARLIEVEPAYLSKIEREIFAPPSEALIVKIAGHLGEDPDRLLALAGKIPSDVKDAIIQSEGQLAKLVREWAKDKGGK
- a CDS encoding site-specific integrase; this encodes MNDLSMLPLDFAFVPKGTPMFSDLIDRLLADESLTDTRRRDMISGLRRIAKALNRSPEDVPAFGRWLQPRLDKLSPAAMGISTKSWQNAVSDARSAMAQCGVIERRRGRPSDLSSDWHALWRMVLASDDPTVKLSISRFVYFLSHHDVAPSEARDEHAFAFLEALEVNEIYKSPDTAHRAAVNAWNLAATRFPDWPQTRLSLPHRKTIYKLADDDLPLALHRDLDALIHRLAHPDPLAEDGRARALRPVTLKQYRGQMIRFASELVHSGMPAEDITEVARMLDPDTAERGLRQMLTRTDNKTNKLISEMAGLLRNLSKTTGQPEEVQKALKKLAAKLALAPQRGMTRKNRGRLRVLQDEATMRRLLLLPEQLFNAPPAGKANAYTKALAREDALAIAILLYCPIRIKNLAGIHLEQNVHRPGDGRVFLVLTENEVKNERSMEFDLPPDLIRMIDAHVKTRSPELCPAGTPWLFPRRDGAGSCHSGMLATRICKRIRKTTGIEMNAHLFRHFAVMNWLDANPGGYEVARRLLGHSEVSHTINMYSGLEMKAATKQFGELVTAKKRGRK
- a CDS encoding site-specific integrase yields the protein MSQMLEARLAGSQDTIATCPFQSASQIERLDARDAPYWHHLLVGRHIGIHRPDGRHCNWTARLLTQDRRYVQKCLGHALDLGRGCLSFTTAIEEAFSWFEEYAQRGEASKQAPRGRTDALCFRPIGNVYTVGHALYDYTAWSKIARSKGGHYNMITLTNHHLTQGVTHVPLEEFTAHHLQAIALQIIRTPPHHGFSKRQAMVDRDDLSPDELRRRKRTYNSIVGILKVAFSHAWDAGKIESDRSIRCLKRISVVHTPRLLFLNRDECRALISHCTPALRNLVLAALYSGCRVGELSNLRAEDVGHQVFGLRIAAFKRSPARFVFLPDEGMAFFLRMIEGKAPKDHVFRSDKGKVWQRQHTTLFRRAVREANLPPDFVFHGLRHTYASDLIRQGVPIEVVARQLGHADIRTVADTYGHIAEQFREEQIRTRFSALDDSELRAAHARASQLDVLWHQVRTHDWRSYAATENSHQRRPRSLVRTPREVLEAFEG